A stretch of DNA from Spartobacteria bacterium:
TCATACCCTGCAAACAAATGGCCCTGCGCGTGCAGCATGGCCATGAACTTGAGCATCAGCATGTTCGTGTTCGCGCAGACGACCACGGGAAACGATGGCACAACGCCCGTAAGCGCCCCAGTTGTCGCCAACTCAATCAGCACGAGTTGATGCCGCGCACAAAAGGACAGCACGTCCGCCATTTCCCGCCCAGACCCGGCATGGACCACAACCCGCCGGCCAGACCACGCGGCCTCGCGCTCGGCCCAGGGCAGGACGCTGTGAATATGCGGGCTGGCGAGGTTCTCCAGCAATTCGCGGGCAAGCTTTCCGGACCCGACGATCAGGACTTGGAGTTTTGGAGGTGTTTCAGTTTCCGGCATTTTGTTTTCTCCAAATCGGGAGCACGATGGCAGTCAGTAGAGCAGCGGTCTTTCGGAATCGCGCGCAGGTTAGCGCTAGGGTTGCGCGGTATGCATGTCCATTATCATCAATGCGCTTCGTCCAAATCCATGTTGTAAAATTCCCGTGCGGAATCGTTGTCGATGGGGATTCCAAAGGCGAAGATTAACGTGGAAGCCACCAGCGCTGCGCGGCTTTATCGCGCAAAGGCCGTGTGGACTGCCGGATTAGAGCTTTTCTAGGAGTTGTGCCTTCTTCTTTTGGTACTCATCTTCAGTAATCAATCCGTCCCTTCGGAGGCTCTGCAATTCTCTAAGTTTTTGTGATGTGGTGCTATTTGAAGATTCCAATA
This window harbors:
- a CDS encoding dihydrodipicolinate reductase; this translates as MPETETPPKLQVLIVGSGKLARELLENLASPHIHSVLPWAEREAAWSGRRVVVHAGSGREMADVLSFCARHQLVLIELATTGALTGVVPSFPVVVCANTNMLMLKFMAMLHAQGHLFAGY